CACCCAGCAAGTGATCGAGCACCGCATCCGAATGTGGCTGACCGACCGTCTGGTCGCCTCGGGCGCGACGACCGAGCACCTGCCCGGCGACCTGCTGACCCGGGCCTCCAGCGACGCCATGCGGATCGGGGTCTTCGCCCGGGATTTCGCCCGCAGTCTCGCGGCCGGCGCCGTGATCGTCTTCGCGACCGTGTTGCTGTTGCGCAGTTCGGTGTTGCTGGCCGCTGTCGTCGTGATCGGCACCGTCATCCTGCTTCTCGCCGAGCGAGTCATCGCCCGCCGAGTCACCCGGCGCAGCGCCGCCGAGCAGGAGCAGCAGGCTCGCGCCGCCACCCTCGCGCAGGATCTGCTCAAGGGGCTTCGGGTGCTCAAAGGCATCAATGCGACGGCCCCCGCCGCCGCCGACTACCGCCGCGTGAGCAACCAGGCGGTGCAAGCCTCGATCCACGCCATGTCCGCCGAAGCCACCCTGGCGGCGGCGGGCGCCCTGCTGTCCGGCCTCTACCTGGTGGTCATCGCCGCGATCGGCGGTTGGTTGGCGCTGACCGGGCACCTGTCCGTCGGAGCCCTGATCGCCGCTCTGGGCCTGGCGCGTTTCCTCGTCGACCCGATGCAGACCGTGTCCGAAGCGGCATCGGTGTACGGCCGCGCGGTCGCCTCCGCCGAACGCGTCGCGGCTTTGGATACCGACGGCGGGTTCAGCCGCGCAGAACCAGCACCTCGCGTCCAAAGCCGCGGGACGTACGCCGATCGCTGCCTCACCGCCCCACCTCACCTGACCGTCGAGAACCTGCCGCTCGGTGACAACGCGACCTATCTCCTGACCGCCAGCTTCGAACGCGGTTGCACGGGCATCGTGTGCGACGATCCTGCAGTCTGCGCACGATTGATGCGCATCCTCGCTGGCGACGAACTCCCCTCGGGCGGACGCCTCGACGGTCGGCCGTTGGTGAACTTCCACGATGCCACGCTGCTACCTGGCACCATCCAGGAGAATCTCGAAGCCGTCGCCGCGGACCCAGCGATCATCGATCGTGCGGCACGAGCGGCGTACGTCGATGAGGTCGTCGCCAGCACACCCGACGGTGCCGCAACCTACGTGGGTGAGCAGGGCGAGCGCCTCTCCGGCGGCCAGCGGCAACGCGTCTCTCTGGCTCGGGCCCTGGCGGCCGACCGACCGGTGTTGGTGCTCCACGACCCTACGACCGCAGTCGATTCCGCGACGGAGGACCATATCGCTGACGGCGTCACTCGGCTTCGGCAGCACCAGCTCACCGTGGTCATCACCACCAGCCCGGCCTGGTTGGCTCGCTGCGACCGGGTCGTGCACCTGGGCGCACATGACTGTCGCATCGACCGCCACGAGTCGCTGTTGCAGACCCAGGACTACGCGCTGGCGGTGATGCGATGACCACCGCCGTCCTCCCCGTCGCCGACGGGCGGCAGATCCGCCGCTATCTGCGCACGCTGCTGCCCGGGCGACGACTGCTGCTCATGGGCACGATCCTGGTGATGCTCGGCGTCAGCCTGCTCAACCTGGCGATTCCCGTCGCGATCGGCTGGATCACCCAGGCGGTCGTGGACCGTCGCCCGGCGAGCGCGTTGACGATCCCCATTGCGCTGCTGACCGTCGCGGTGATCGCCGGAGCCATCTGCACCTACTTCGCGCGATTCCTGCTGTCCCGCCTGGTTTTTCCCGCGGTCGGCGCTCTTCGCGAGGATGCGCTCAGCCATGCCGTGGACCTGCCCATCGACGTCGTCGAGGCCGGCGGCTCCGGAGACCTGATCTCCCGGGTCTCCGGCGACGCCGAGCGCGTGACCGACGCCGCCTCGGAGGTGCTGGGCTACTTCGTCACCTCGGCCCTGGCGATCGTCGCGGCGTTGATCGGCCTCGCCGCGATCGACTGGCGCTTCGCGCTGGCAGGCCTGCTCGCCGTACCCATCCAGGCGCACACGTTGCGCTGGTATCTACGCCGGTCCCGGCCGATCTACGCCGGTGGCCGGGCCGCCGACGGTCGACGCGCCGCCGCGCTACTCACCGGGTTCACGGCGCTACCCACGTTGCGAGCGCTGGGCCTGACCGGGCAGCAGCGCGACCGGATCGAGACCGCTTCGCGAGAGTCGATGAGTTACGAACTGGCGGCGATGCGGACCATGACACGGTTCTGGGGCCGACTCAACCTCGCTGAATTCGTCGGTCTCGCAGCGATTCTGCTGACCGGCTTCCTGCTTGTCCGCAGCGGAAGCACCTCGATCGGTGCCGCCACTGCCGCCGCGCTGTTCTTCGCCGGCCTGTTCGGACCGATCAACGGGGTGCTGGCCACCTTCGACACCCTCCAACAGGCAGCGGCCGGCGTCGGGCGTCTGGTCGGCGTCACGACCGTGCCCCGCCACGAGCCGACGTTCGCGACCGGCACCGACCAGGTCGTGGAGGCCACCGACGTGACCTTCGGGTACGCCGATGGGCCGGCTGTCCTGCGCGACGTCACCCTTCGCGTCGGACCGGGTGAGAAGGTCGCCATCGTCGGAACCACTGGCTCGGGTAAGTCGTCACTGGCCACGCTTGTCGCCGGATTACGCACTGCCCGAAGCGGATCCATTCGTTGGGGTACGTCGATTGAGCAACGGCCGGTGGCCCTCGTCGCCCAGGAGACCCATGTCTTCGCGGGCACGATCACCGACAACCTGCGACTGGGTCGGCCGGATGCCACAGACGAGCAGATCGCGCAGGCGATGACCGAAGTCGGTGCCGATGGTTGGGTCCGCACCCTGCCCGACGGCCTACAGACCACGGTGGGTGGCGGCGGTCGGCCGCTGACCGCCGTACAGGCCCAACACCTCGCGCTCGCCCGGGTGCACCTGATGGATCCCACCCTGGTGGTGTTGGACGAAGCGAATGCCGAGGCCGGCAGTGACACCAGTCGGCAACTGGATCGCGCGTTCGAGGCGGTCGTCCGCGATCGTGCCGCGGTGGTCGTCGCGCACCGCCTCAACCAGGCTGCGGATGCCGACCGGATCCTGGTGATGGAAGCCGGGCAGGTCGTCGAAGAAGGCACGCACGCCGAGTTGGTCGGAAGCGGCGGCCGGTACGCGGACCTCTGGCACGCGTGGTCCGCGTCGTGATGGCGATTGGCTGCCCACCCCACCCGCAACGGATACTTGGGCCATGCTTCGCACTGCCGCGACCCGGTCCCTGCTCGCCTTGATCGCGCTGTTGGTGCTGCCGGTCACGTTGCTGGCTGGTGCGCCCACCGCGAGCGCGCACGACCGTCTCGTGTCGAGCAACCCCGCCGACGGCAGCACGGTCTCCTTCCCCAAGCAGATCACGCTGACCTTCAACGAGTCGGTGGCCTCCGTCGGGGCGGTCATCGTGGTCAAGAGCGGCGACCAGGAGTGGCAGAACGGGGTACCGAAGGTCGATGGCCGCACGGTCACCCAGCAGGTGCGCACCGGTCCGGCGGGAAGTTACACCGTCGCGTGGCGGGTCACCTCGGCCGACGGGCACCCGATCAGCGGCCAGTTCTCGTTCACTGGGACAACCCCGACCACCTCCACCTCGACCTCTGCGACGACCAGCAGCGGTACCGTCGCCGGCCTGCCCGGAGCGGTGACTTCTCCGGGCCTGCCGACCCAGCAGAAGCCCACGGACAGCACCAACAACGCGCCCTGGATCATCGCCATCGGCGCCCTGGCGGCCCTCATCGTGATCGGTCTACTCCTGGCGATCGGGCAGCGACGCCTCAAGGACGACGAACCGGCTGCGTGACACCCGCGGCCTTTTGGCCCGACCGGTTCGGGAAACCTGTGACATCTGAGGTACCGTTGGCAGCACGACAAATGCCCAGGATCCCGGGACCCCGGACATCGCACGTGTCTGACTGGTCTGCCCAGTTCAACAATTGCGACGACCGGCAGCCCGGCACACAAGACATGAGGGGGTCTCGCCATGGGGCGCGGCCGGGCCAAAGCCAAGCAGACCAAGGTTGCACGGGAGCTGAAGTACTTCTCCCCCGACACCGACCTCAACGCACTCGAGCGGGAGCTTCGCCATGCGAACCCGCACGAGCCGGAGTCCGTCACCGAGAGTGACCAGGACGACGGTGATGAGTACGACGACTACGCCGACTGGGCAGCGCGACACTGACTCCACCTTTGTGACGTCGTAACGACGCGGATCTTCGGGTCCTGCGCCGCTACGACGTCATCAAGGTCTGCGCTCAGGCTCGGTAGGTCCCCACGAGTTGGGCACCACCTGCGTCGACGCCCTTGGCGCCGCGCACGACCGGTGCCGCCTGCTCGTCGACCTGCTCATCGGAGACGATCCGGCCCATCGGCCACGCGTCGATGTCCAGTGATCGCAGTACGTCGATCGCGGCCTGCGCCTGCGCCTGCGGCAACACCGCGGTGAAACCCACGCCCATGTTGAGCGTGCCTTCGAGGTCCAGTTGCGGCACCCGGCCAGCCTGACCGATCACGGTGAAGACCGCCGGGGGCGCCCAACTGCTGCGGTCGACGACCGCGGTGACCCCGTGCGGCAGCACCCGGGCGATGTTGGCGGCCAGACCACCGCCAGTGATGTGCGACAGCGCGTGAATGTCGATGCCGTCGGTGCGGATCAGCGTCAGCAGATCCGCCGCGTAGACCCGCGTGGGCGTGAGCAGCGCCGGGCCCAAGGTTCCGAGCTCCGCCACCTCGGTCTCCCAGTCCCAGCCCTGGGAGGCGACCACTCGGCGTACCAGCGAGAAACCGTTGGAGTGCAGACCGGACGAGGCCAGGCCGAGCACCACGTCACCCACCTGGACCCGCTCCGGGGTCAGCAGGTCGGCCCGCTCGACGACGCCGGTCGCGGCACCGGCCACGTCGTACTCATCCGGCTCCAGCAGGCCCGGATGCTCAGCCGTCTCGCCGCCGATCAGGGCGACGTTCGCCTGCGCACAGGCGGCCGCGATCCCGGACACGATCGCCGCGATTCGCTCCGGCACGACCTTGCCGGTCGCGATGTAGTCGGTCATGAAGAGCGGTTCCGCGCCGCACACCACGATGTCATCGACCACCATGCCCACCAGGTCGAACCCGATGGTGTCGTGCTTGTCGATGGCCTGGGCGATCGCGACCTTCGTGCCGACACCGTCAGTCGAGGTGGCCAGGATCGGGTGCGCCATCCGGGCGATCGCCGAAGCATCGAAGAGCCCGGCGAAGCCGCCCAGGCCGCCGAGCACCTCAGGGCGCTGCGCGGTGCGGATGGACGCCTTCATCAACTCGACGGCCTTGTCGCCGGCTTCGACGTCAACGCCCGCCTCGGCGTACGTGATCGGGGTATCGCTCATGACGCTTAGGTTAGGGCCGCAGGAGGGCGCCCTCACCGCCGGTCGCAACGCCCAGCCCCACACCGTCGGCGTCAACGGTGTAGTCGATCGACTGGTCGTGACCGGTGCGGACCTCGATCGGCAACGTCTCCAGGACATGCTTGCCGATCAGACCGTCCTCGGGCAGCGTGATCGGGTACTCGCCGGTGAAACAGGCCGAGCACAACTGGCTGGCCGGCTGATCGGTGGCCGCGATCATCCCCTCTTCGGAGATGTAACCCAACGAGTCCGCACCAATGGAAGCTCGGATCTCTTCCACGCCAAGGCCGTTCGCGATCAACTCTGCGCGAGTCGCGAAGTCGATGCCGTAGAAACACGGCCAGCGCACCGGCGGGCTGGAGATACGCACGTGCACCTCCAGGGCACCGGCCTCGCGCAACATCCGCACCTGGGCCCGCTGGGTGTTGCCGCGCACGATGGAGTCATCAATGACGACCACGCGCTTACCGCGGATTGTGTGCTCCAGCGGATTCAGCTTCAGCCGGATGCCCAGTTGCCGCAGGGTCTGCGACGGCTGGATGAAGGTGCGTCCGACGTAGGCGTTCTTGACGAAGCCCTGGCCGAACGGGATGCCGGACTCCTGCGCGTAGCCGGTCGCGGCAGGGACGCCGGACTCCGGAACGCCGATCACCAGGTCCGCCTCGACCGGGTGCTCCCGCGCGAGTTCGCGGCCCATCTCGACCCGCGCTTCGTGCACCACTCGACCACGGATAACGGCGTCCGGCCTTGCCAGATAGACGTATTCGAAGACACAACCCTTGGGCGTCGGGTCCGCGAACTTGTGACTGCGCAGACCGTTCTCGTCGATGGCGATCAACTCACCGGGCTCGACCTCGCGGATGACGCTGGCGCCGATGGTCTGCAGCGCAGCGGTCTCGGAGGCGACCACCCAGCCCCGCTCGAGGCGGCCCAGCGCAAGGGGGCGCACGCCGTACGGGTCACGGGCGGCATAGAGGGTGCGCTCGTTCATGAAGACGAAGCAGAAAGCGCCGCGCAACTTCGGCAGCAGCTCCATCGCGGCGTCCTCGAGGCTGCGATCGGGATCGGCGGCCAGCAGCGTGGTGACCAGGGCGGTGTCGGAGGTGTTGCCCCGGGCCAGTTCGCCGCGGATCTCCCGGCCGACATGGGATTCATCGACCATGTCGCGCAACTCGACGGTGTTGATCAGGTTGCCGTTGTGCGCCAGCGCTACCGTGCCCTGGTCGGAGCCGCCGAGCGTGGGCTGGGCGTTCTCCCAGGTGCTGCCGCCGGTGGTCGAGTAGCGGGTGTGCCCGATGGCCAAGTGGCCTTTCATCGAACTCAGCGCCGACTCGTCGAAGACCTGCGAGACCAGACCCATGTCCTTGTAGACCAGGATGCTGTGCCCGTCGCTGGTCGCGATGCCCGCCGACTCCTGCCCGCGGTGCTGCAGGGCATACAGCCCGAAGTAGGTCAGTTTGGCGACGTCCTCGCCAGGTGCCCAGACTCCGAAGACCCCGCAGGCATCCTGCGGGCCCTTCTCACCGGGGATCAGATCGTGCGTCAGTTTGCCGTCACCACGCGCCACTGCCCTATTTTCTCACGTTTCGCAGGTGGTTCGCGCCGTCTGCCGTGTGAGGTCGATCAGGCGCCCGATCGACGTACGCCGATTGGGCGCCTCCCGCGCGGTCGCCTAGCGTTGGGATCGTGAACACCGAGCCCGACCGTCGCAAGGTCTACCGGAGCCCGAACATCGTCGCGTTCCTGGTGACCGGGGCCGTGGTCGGGATCATCCTCGGCGCGATCATCGGCGCCTCGGGGGACAGCGGCAATTACACGGACTGGTCGGCTATCGGGTATCTCGCGGTCGTCTTCGGTTCAATCGGTGCGTTGCTCGGTGGCTTGGCGGCCGTTGCCGCCGACTGGTGGGCGCATCGCTGAACTGCGGTTATTCCGTACTTCCGGCACAGAATTGCTGCAGCCGCTCGCCACTGGTACGGGATTGCTGTGATCCGCGCAAATCCCAGCAGTGTCGTGCCAATCGTGGCCGTCAGGCGCAATCGCGTGCCAGTCGTGCCCGCGGCTACTGCGTAGTACGGCGCGATCGTCTGCTACTAGGGTGACGAGCAGATCTGGCCGCAGTAGAAGGTGACTCTCGTGAAGTGGATCGTCCTCGCGCTCATCATCGTGGTGCTCGCCCTCGTGCTCTATGCCCTGATGCGGGATCCGAAGAAGGGCAAGGGCGGGTCTGTCGGCATCCACGGGGTCGACTCCGACAACAAGATCGGTGTCGAGGAAGCGCCCGCCGCGGTTGAGGAGGTCGCTGCTGCCGAAGTTGAGCCGGCCGCGCCTGCCCCGGAAGCGAAGGCAGCTGAGCCGAAGGCGGAGGTTGAGACGCCCGCGCCCGCTGCAGCTGCTGTCGCCCAGACCGAGCCTGCCGCGCCGGCTACCGATGACTGGGATGCTGCGCCGGCACCGGCCCCCGCGGCCGATGACTGGGACGCGCCACCGCCGGCCACCGATGACTGGGACGCGCCACCACCCGCCGTCGACGCAACTCCCGCAACCCCCGCCGCGGACGATTCGGACGCACCCCCGCCACCCGTTGAGGACAAACCCGCCCCTGCTGCACCCGTAGCAACCTCGAGTGGCGACGACTGGGACGCACCTCCGCCACCCGTTGAGGACAAACCCGCAACGCCCGCACCCACCACCAGCTCCGGCGACGACTGGGATGCACCCCCGCCCGCCCTCGACGACACGCCGGCGCCTGCCGAGAGCATCCCGGCAACGCCGCCCGAGCCGGAAGCAGCACCCGTACCCGAGGCTCCCGCCGCAACAAGCGGCGGCGACGACTGGGGCACCCCACCCCCGCCCCTGGATGACACACCGCCAACCGACGACACCATGACTTCAAGTCATGAAGCCACCGAAACAGCTACGCCCGTCGAACCCGAACCCGAACCCGAACCCGAACCCGAACCCGAACCCGAACCCGAACCCGCGCTGGCAGCCGAGCCCGCACCCCCAGCACCCGCCGCACCATCATCGGGCGATGACTGGGCCACGCCCCCACTACCTCTGGATGACGCACCGGCCGCGCCTGAATCCGCGCCGGCACCTGAGCTCGAGTCGGAGCCGACACCCGAACCGGCAGCACCCGACGGTTTCGAGCCCGGCCCGTTCGGCGCGACAAGTGTCATGCCCGCCGACGACGGCTCAGGCCCCGACGGCTGGGTCAAGGGCAACGGCGACACGATGCGCTTCATCGGACCCGACAACGCGGCGTACGCCGACACCGAAGCGGAGGTCTACTTCGCCGACGAGCAGTCAGCGGGTGCTGCCGGCTTCCGACCGTGGGCTGACTAAACCGAGGAAACAGTTGCCGAGAATCGGCACTTCAAGAAAATTGTTGCCGCAGTAGTCCCATCGGGGCGTCAAAACTTGCTTCGGTGTGAGAGGGACCACTCACACCGGAGGAAGTCATGGATCTAACCCGTCGCACCGCCATCACGACCGCTGCCGTCGCCGCAGCCACCGCCGCGGCAACCGGCATCAGCCCGGCCGAGGCTACGCATCGACCCCGCGGCCAGCGCCTGCTCCCGCAGCCAAAACCTGGCACCGTCCCCACTGACCCGCACACCCCGAAGCGGGACTTCCGGGCGTACTGGATCGCCACCGTCGCCAACATCGACTGGCCGTCCAAGCCCGGGCTCACCAAGGAGCAGCAGCAACGTGAGCTCACGGACTGGCTGGATCTGGCCGAGCAACAGGGACACAACGCGGTGATCCTGCAGGTCCGCCCGACCGCAGATGCATTCTGGCCGTCCCGGTTCGAGCCGTGGTCGGCGTGGCTGACCGGCACCCAGGGGCAGAACCCGGGTTGGGACCCGCTGAAGTTCGCCGTCCAGGAGGCGCACGCCCGCAACCTGGAGTTGCACGCCTGGTTCAACCCGTTCCGGATCGCCATGACCGAGGACCCTGGCACCCTGATCCCGAGCCACCCGGCCCGGCAGCATCCGGAATGGACCATCCCCTACGGCGGCAAGCTGTACTACAACCCGGGGATCCCGCAGGTCCGCCAGTTCTGCATCGACGCGATCATGGACGCCGTCCGCCGCTACGACATCGATGGCGTCCATTTCGACGACTACTTCTACCCCTACCCGGTCGCCGGCCAGACCTTCCACGACGAGGCCCAGTTCGCGCAGTACGGCGGCGGCAAGTCCCTGGCTGACTGGCGGCGCGCCAACATCAACGACCTAGTGATCGGCCTGAACAAGGCGATCAAGCGAGCCAAACCGTGGGTGCAGTTCGGTGTCTCACCGTTCGCCATCTGGCGCAACAAGGCCACCGACCCGCTGGGTTCGGACACCACCGCGGGAGCGCAGACGTACGACGACCTCTACGCCGACACCCGCATGTGGGTCCTGCGGGAGATCGTGGATTACATTGTGCCGCAGGTGTATTGGTCGATCGGTTTCACGGCCGCCGACTACGCCAAGGTCACCGACTGGTGGGCCGAGCTGACCAGCCACAGCCGCACGCACCTTTACATCGGACAGGCCACCTACAAGGTCGCCGCGAACGCCGACCCGCACTGGAACGACCCCGGCGAGCTGAGTTCCCACCTACAGTTCAACACCCAGTACCCGCAGGTCGAGGGCAACATCTACTTCTCGGCCAAGAGCGTGCGAGCTGACGCTCTCGGGGCATCCACCCTGCTCAAACAGCAGTGGTACTCGCGTCCCGCGCTCACCCCCGCCACCCCGTGGCTGACCCGTCGCGCGCCCCGACCGATCCGCAACCTGCGCACCCAGGGCAGCCGCCTGACGTGGCTCGCCGGGTCAGGCGACACCACGACGTACGCCGTGTATCGAGTCGTCGGCCGACCCGTCACCTCCGCGGACCTGGCCGACGCCCGCAACCTGGTCGCCACGGTTCGCTCCAGCGGCTGGGTCACCCAGTGGACTGACCCGGCGCCCGTCGCCGGAGCGTCCTACGCCGTCAGCGCGCTCGACCGACTCTCGAACGAGAGTGCTGCGCTGACCAGCTGAGAGGAAGGCCACCGTCTGAGACGAGGACCGCCACCATGCGGACGAGCCAAGTAGGGTGTCGGCAGGCAATGGAGCCTGCGATCCACACGTCCAGCAGGAGGTCCGATGACCGACGCCCCAGCCCTCAGCCAAGTGCCCGACGACGACGTCGACAATCTCGAGAACGACAAGGTGATCGACGAGAAGTTGCGTCGCGACGTACGCCGCGTGGCTGACCTCCTCGGGGAGAGCATCGCCCGCCAGGAAGGCGACGATGCCCTGGCCCTGGTGGAGTTGGTACGCCGATGGGCCAAGCGGGCGCGAGAGTCCAGTGTCGCTGAGGTCCGGCACGAAGCCGTGGCGAAGGTGCAGGAAATCCTCGCCGAGCAGCCGGACGCCAGCATCAACAAGATGGTGCGGGCGTTCTCCGTCTACTTCAGCCTCGCCAACATGGCCGAACAGGTCGCGCGCGAACGGGACATCGAGTCCCGACCGCCGGAGGACGGCTGGTTGGCGCGGACGGTCGCCGAGATCGTCGAAGAGCAGGGTGTCGACCAACTCGTGGAGGGCGTGTCCAGTCTCGATGTGCGCAGCGTCTTCACGGCCCACCCGACCGAGGCCAGCCGCCGCTCGACGCTGACCAAGCTGCGCCGGGTCGCCGACGTACTGCACCGGGATCGGCCCGAAGGCAGCCGGGCCCTGGCCGGTGACGACCGCGAGCTCGGCCAGCTGATCGACCTGCTGTGGCAGACCGACATCGTGCGCCGCAACCGTCCGACCCCGGTCGACGAAGCGCGCCACATGATCTATTTCCTGCAGGGCATCCTCACCGATGCGCTGCCCGCCCTCGGCCGCGGACTGTCAGACCTGTTGGCCGAGCATGACGTCAAGCTGCCACCGGAGCAACTGCCGCTGCGCTTCGGCTCCTGGATCGGCGGCGACCGCGACGGCAACCCGAACGTGACGCCGGCGGTCACCCTGAACGTGCTGCGACTGCACAACACCGTGGCCACCGAACTCATCCAGCGCCAACTGCGGATCCTGGTGCGCGAGCTGTCCTCCTCCAGCGACCACACCGCGGTGAGTCAGGCGCTGCTGGACTCCATCGAGGAGGACAAGGCGAACCTGCCCGACCTCGACCCGCGGGTTCTCGTGGTCAACGCCAATGAGCCTTATCGCCTCAAGGTCACGGCGATGCAGTTGAAGGTGCGTCACACGGCGCAGCGGATCGCCGACGGCAGCCCGCACGTGCCGGGCCACGACTACGCAGACCGGTCCGAGATCCTTGCCGATCTCAAGGTCATCGACGAGTCCCTCCGTGCGGGCGGCGGCAGCTTGATCGCCGATCAGCTGCTGGCGGACGCGATCCGGGCCATCAGCCAGGTCGGCCTGCACCTCGCATCGCTCGATGTCCGTGAGCACGCCGAAGCCCACCACCACGCCGTCGGCCTCTTGGTCGATCGACTGGGTGAACAGGATCGGCCCTACGCCGACCTGGACCGGGAGAGCCGGTTCCGGCTGCTGGCGGATGAGTTGCTGGCCGCCCGCCCGCTGGCCCCCACCCCGCCACCGCTGGATGAGTGGGGGACGCGGACCTACGGCACCTTCGAAGCGATCAAGGAACTGCAGGGCACCTTCGGCCCGGAGGTCATCGAGACCTACATCGTGTCGATGACGCAGAAGGCTGACGACCTGCTGGCGCCGATCGTGCTGGCACGGCAGGCCGGCCTGGTCGACCTCGTGGGTGGCCCCGACCGGGAGCCCTTCTCGCGTCTGGACTTTGCGCCACTCCTGGAAACGGTCGAGGAGATCCGCCTGGCCGGACCGGTGCTGGACAAGCTGCTGTCCGACCCGGCGTACCGCAAGCTGGTCGAACTGCGCGGCAACCTGCAGGAAGTCATGCTCGGCTACTCCGACTCCAACAAGGAGGGTGGCATCACCACCTCCCAGTGGGAGTTGCACCGCGGTCAGCGCGCGTTGCGCGACGTGGCCGAAAAACACGGCGTCAAGCTGCGCCTCTTCCACGGCCGTGGTGGGACGGTCGGCCGTGGCGGTGGTCCGACGTACGACGCGATCCTGGCCCAGCCCTACGGCACCTTGAAGGGTGACATCAAATTCACCGAGCAGGGTGAGGTCATCTCCGACAAGTACTCGCTGCCGACCCTGGCCCTGGAGAATCTCGAGCTGGACATCGCCGCGGTGTTGGCCGCGTCGGTCCTGCACCTCGAATCCCGCCACAAGCCAGGGCAACTGGACCAGTGGGACGAGTTGATGACGTCGGTCAGCGACGCCGCCTACGCCGCCTACCGCGGCCTGGTCGAGGACCCGAACCTGTTCGCCTACTTCCTGGCGTCGACTCCGGTCGAGCAACTCGGTGAGTTGAACATCGGTTCGCGGCCGTCCCGGCGCCCCGACTCCGGTGGCGACATCTCGGGGCTGCGGGCGATCCCGTGGGTGTTCGGCTGGACGCAGTCACGACAGATCGTGCCCGGTTGGTACGGCGTGGGGTCGGGTTTGAAGGCAGCGCGCGACGCTGGGCACGAGGAGGTCCTGCGCGACATGCTCGCGGAGTGGCACTTCTTCAAGACCTTCATCTCCAACGTGGAGATGACCCTGGCGAAGACCGACATGGGCATCGCCGCGCACTACGTCGAAACCCTTGTGCCAGAGGAGCTTCGCGGTGTCTTCGACAAGGTGAAGACCGAGTTCGATCTGACCGTCGCCGAGGTGCTCAACCTCACCGGTGAGTCGGAGTTGCTGGAGGCGCAGCCGAGTCTGAAACGAACCTTCGAGGTCCGCGACATCTACCTGCACCCGCTGTCCTACGCCCAGGTCGACCTGCTCGCCCGGGCTCGCAAGGACCCGGACTCGATGACCCCGGACCTGACCCAGGCGTTGCTGTTGTCGATCAACGGTGTGGCGACCGGGCTGCGCAACACCGGCTGACAGCGACCGTCAGCGCCGCGAAAGCACCTGCGCCGCAACGGCTTCAAGGACATCTTCGGAGCCGGCGTAGGGGCCTTCGCGGCGTGGCCAGTGCGTCACGACATCGGTGAATCCGAGGTCGGTGGCGCGGCCGACGACCTCTTCGAAGAAGTCGACGCTGGCCAATGCGTACCGCTGGATGTCGACGCTCAGGTGCCGTTGGAAGTCCGGCGCAACCTCGAGATCGTCCAGCTGCGAGGACAATTCGGCGACACTGCGCCACCAGTCCTCGTCCTGCTCGGACTTCTTGCCGTAGGTCACCCAGCCATCGCCGATCTCGGCGGCCAACCGCAGGTTTCGTGGCGCATTGGCGGCGATCAGCAGCGGCACTCGCGAGGTCACCGGTCGGGTGCGTGCGTCGACCGCGGTGAAGTACGTCCCGTCGAACGACACGTGATCCTCGTCCAGCACCCGGCGCAGCAGCCGGGAGAACTCCTGGAACCGGGCGACGCGTTCCTTCAGCGGCAGGTCCAGACCGAGGGTGCGC
The window above is part of the Branchiibius hedensis genome. Proteins encoded here:
- the purF gene encoding amidophosphoribosyltransferase, which produces MARGDGKLTHDLIPGEKGPQDACGVFGVWAPGEDVAKLTYFGLYALQHRGQESAGIATSDGHSILVYKDMGLVSQVFDESALSSMKGHLAIGHTRYSTTGGSTWENAQPTLGGSDQGTVALAHNGNLINTVELRDMVDESHVGREIRGELARGNTSDTALVTTLLAADPDRSLEDAAMELLPKLRGAFCFVFMNERTLYAARDPYGVRPLALGRLERGWVVASETAALQTIGASVIREVEPGELIAIDENGLRSHKFADPTPKGCVFEYVYLARPDAVIRGRVVHEARVEMGRELAREHPVEADLVIGVPESGVPAATGYAQESGIPFGQGFVKNAYVGRTFIQPSQTLRQLGIRLKLNPLEHTIRGKRVVVIDDSIVRGNTQRAQVRMLREAGALEVHVRISSPPVRWPCFYGIDFATRAELIANGLGVEEIRASIGADSLGYISEEGMIAATDQPASQLCSACFTGEYPITLPEDGLIGKHVLETLPIEVRTGHDQSIDYTVDADGVGLGVATGGEGALLRP
- a CDS encoding FeoB-associated Cys-rich membrane protein; this translates as MKWIVLALIIVVLALVLYALMRDPKKGKGGSVGIHGVDSDNKIGVEEAPAAVEEVAAAEVEPAAPAPEAKAAEPKAEVETPAPAAAAVAQTEPAAPATDDWDAAPAPAPAADDWDAPPPATDDWDAPPPAVDATPATPAADDSDAPPPPVEDKPAPAAPVATSSGDDWDAPPPPVEDKPATPAPTTSSGDDWDAPPPALDDTPAPAESIPATPPEPEAAPVPEAPAATSGGDDWGTPPPPLDDTPPTDDTMTSSHEATETATPVEPEPEPEPEPEPEPEPEPALAAEPAPPAPAAPSSGDDWATPPLPLDDAPAAPESAPAPELESEPTPEPAAPDGFEPGPFGATSVMPADDGSGPDGWVKGNGDTMRFIGPDNAAYADTEAEVYFADEQSAGAAGFRPWAD
- a CDS encoding glycoside hydrolase family 10 protein, with the protein product MDLTRRTAITTAAVAAATAAATGISPAEATHRPRGQRLLPQPKPGTVPTDPHTPKRDFRAYWIATVANIDWPSKPGLTKEQQQRELTDWLDLAEQQGHNAVILQVRPTADAFWPSRFEPWSAWLTGTQGQNPGWDPLKFAVQEAHARNLELHAWFNPFRIAMTEDPGTLIPSHPARQHPEWTIPYGGKLYYNPGIPQVRQFCIDAIMDAVRRYDIDGVHFDDYFYPYPVAGQTFHDEAQFAQYGGGKSLADWRRANINDLVIGLNKAIKRAKPWVQFGVSPFAIWRNKATDPLGSDTTAGAQTYDDLYADTRMWVLREIVDYIVPQVYWSIGFTAADYAKVTDWWAELTSHSRTHLYIGQATYKVAANADPHWNDPGELSSHLQFNTQYPQVEGNIYFSAKSVRADALGASTLLKQQWYSRPALTPATPWLTRRAPRPIRNLRTQGSRLTWLAGSGDTTTYAVYRVVGRPVTSADLADARNLVATVRSSGWVTQWTDPAPVAGASYAVSALDRLSNESAALTS